A part of Amblyraja radiata isolate CabotCenter1 chromosome 35, sAmbRad1.1.pri, whole genome shotgun sequence genomic DNA contains:
- the raver1 gene encoding ribonucleoprotein PTB-binding 1 isoform X5 has product MAATVTPPASELREKNENKESNRGEEAEQEEEDFSDDDQWSNPGLGSDGGRSDLLEDDEAASHPRTPEETLAELEAEEREQRLERSRREFRNRRKIIIRNLPLDIITQEVYELLSEYDLKYCFVDKYKGTAFVTLLNRDQANSAIEKLHQSTLRDREISVQLQPTDALLCIANLPRSFTQQQFEELVRPFGNLERCFLVYSEVSGHSKGYGFVEYMKKDSAARAKSELLGKQMGTRTLYVHWTDVNQLTFDLTHSKCLCVDKLPHDYKDLEGLSQNFSSLHQPTYCQLAQGTDGQFRGFAVVEYETADKAEDVQQEMDGIWVGGNHIRVSFCAPGPPGRSMLPALIAAQAMAMNRGKGLLPEPNPVQILNSLNNPATLQLLLNPLIHGGAGGLQGLLGVAPTMPLLGNPGLSAALLQLLLQSQNPAQIQKLGILGESPLAALQQNPGLGGPPQPGKGLLGLNSERGHMNPPMMPMPNQQYHGQMSADAMGMMENPSHSRQVSSPPASLQGIPTSILGSVLNDLKKQRNQNMSQEAGLATSGPSLLGEPPKDLRMPQNPYLNLRSVFPTNLSGMEQSNTSNSMSYGHSTGLLGNYPSSSPRIHHGSGIGDYPETGGSQSSYGSMENYDNYNHSYRDYGQERERERERDMDHYTPSGDPRYRGYPSRDRSEDRELERYSRSRDHGMGGMRNYGRDHSDEREMERYQLPLDSGLGGYESDQNQRSTPCSYNDLEPATPQLYSSSPTSYFTSGLRAGLRQGPSSQVNPLLSSGAGLLGARPSNSPPGALLKTPLIGHKRGASHLIPSPEPSPEGGYIGQHSQGLGGHYADSYLKRKRIF; this is encoded by the exons ATGGCGGCGACCGTTACTCCGCCGGCGAGCGAGTTGAGGGAAAAGAATGAAAATAAGGAAAGTAACCGCGGGGAAGAAGCGGAGCAGGAAGAGGAAGACTTCTCGGATGATGATCAGTGGTCTAACCCGGGTCTGGGGTCCGACGGGGGGAGGTCGGACCTGTTGGAAGACGACGAGGCCGCGTCGCATCCGCGGACTCCCGAGGAGACGCTGGCCGAGCTGGAGGCCGAGGAGAGGGAGCAGCGGCTGGAGCGGAGCCGCCGCGAGTTCCGCAACCGGCGCAAGATCATCATCAGGAACCTGCCGCTGGACATCATTACCcag GAAGTCTATGAATTGCTGAGTGAGTATGATCTAAAATACTGCTTCGTGGACAAGTACAAAGGCACAG cctttgtcacgCTCTTAAACAGGGACCAAGCAAACTCTGCCATTGAGAAACTTCACCAGTCCACATTGCGAGACCGAGAGATTTCAGTCCAGCTGCAGCCTACCGATGCTCTGCTGTGCATTGCAAATCTGCCACGCTCCTTCACTCAGCAGCAATTTGAGGAGCTAGTGCGGCCTTTTGGGAACCTGGAACGATGCTTTCTTGTGTACAGCGAGGTCTCTGGACACTCTAAAGGCTATGGTTTTGTGGAATACATGAAGAAGGACTCTGCTGCCCGTGCTAAATCGGAGCTGCTGGGAAAGCAGATGGGTACGCGAACCCTCTATGTTCACTGGACAGATGTGAACCAACTAACTTTTGATCTCACGCATTCTAAGTGCCTGTGTGTAGACAAACTACCACATGATTACAAAGACCTGGAGGGACTCAGTCAAAACTTCAGCAGTCTCCATCAACCAACCTACTGTCAG CTTGCTCAAGGCACCGATGGGCAATTTCGAGGTTTTGCTGTTGTGGAATATGAAACTGCAGACAAAGCAGAGGATGTGCAGCAAGAGATGGATGGCATATGGGTTGGCGGCAACCACATTCGGGTGTCATTTTGTGCACCTGGGCCCCCGGGACGGAGCATGCTTCCTGCCCTGATAGCAGCTCAAGCTATG GCAATGAACCGTGGGAAAGGTCTTCTCCCGGAGCCTAATCCCGTGCAGATTCTGAACAGCCTCAATAATCCAGCAACACTGCAGCTCCTCTTAAACCCATTAATCCATGGAGGAGCTGGTGGGCTGCAGG GACTTTTaggagttgctccaacaatgccaCTTTTGGGGAATCCTGGTTTAAGTGCCGCCCTCCTGCAGTTGCTTTTACAGAGCCAAAATCCAGCACAAATCCAG AAGCTTGGGATTCTGGGTGAATCTCCTTTAGCAGCTTTACAACAAAACCCAGGACTTGGAGGACCACCACAACCAGGAAAAGGACTTCTTG GACTGAATTCTGAAAGGGGACATATGAATCCACCTATGATGCCAATGCCAAACCAACAATATCATGGACAAATGTCGGCAGATGCGATGGGCATGATGGAGAATCCATCTCACTCTCGGCAAGTCTCCTCACCTCCAGCTTCTCTGCAAGGAATCCCCACCTCCATCCTGGGTTCTGTCCTCAATGATTTGAAGAAACAAAGGAACCAGAATATGTCTCAAGAGGCTGGCTTGGCTACATCAGGG CCATCTCTGTTGGGAGAGCCACCAAAAGATCTGCGAATGCCTCAAAATCCATACCTCAATCTACGAAGTGTGTTCCCAACTAATCTGTCTGGTATGGAGCAAT CCAACACCAGTAATTCAATGTCCTATGGGCACAGTACTGGTCTTCTGGGAAACTACCCAAGCTCCAGCCCCAGAATTCATCATGGATCTGGCATCGGTGATTATCCGGAGACTGGAGGCAGTCAGTCGAGTTACGGCAGCATGGAAAACTATGATAATTACAACCATTCTTACAGGGACTATGGGCAG gaaagagaaagagaaagagaaagggatatggaccattatACGCCATCAGGTGATCCGAGATATCGAGGATATCCTTCCCGTGACAGGAGTGAG GATAGAGAGCTGGAGAGATACTCAAGGTCCCGTGACCATGGCATGGGAGGCATGCGGAACTACGGACGTGATCATAGTGAT GAAAGGGAGATGGAGCGATATCAACTTCCACTTGACTCTGGACTTGGAGGTTATGAATCTGACCAAAATCAG cGATCAACTCCATGTAGCTACAATGATTTGGAACCTGCTACACCTCAACTGTACTCCAGCTCGCCCACATCCTATTTCACTAGTGGCCTAAGAGCGGGACTCCGACAGGGCCCCTCCTCCCAG GTGAACCCACTGCTGAGCTCCGGGGCAGGCCTCTTGGGTGCTCGTCCCTCTAACTCCCCACCAGGCGCCCTGCTGAAG ACTCCACTGATCGGTCACAAGCGGGGTGCCTCTCATCTGATCCCATCACCTGAGCCCAGCCCAGAGGGAGGTTACATCGGCCAGCACTCCCAGGGGCTGGGCGGCCACTACGCCGACTCTTACTTGAAGAGGAAGAGGATATTTTAG
- the raver1 gene encoding ribonucleoprotein PTB-binding 1 isoform X2 codes for MAATVTPPASELREKNENKESNRGEEAEQEEEDFSDDDQWSNPGLGSDGGRSDLLEDDEAASHPRTPEETLAELEAEEREQRLERSRREFRNRRKIIIRNLPLDIITQEVYELLSEYDLKYCFVDKYKGTAFVTLLNRDQANSAIEKLHQSTLRDREISVQLQPTDALLCIANLPRSFTQQQFEELVRPFGNLERCFLVYSEVSGHSKGYGFVEYMKKDSAARAKSELLGKQMGTRTLYVHWTDVNQLTFDLTHSKCLCVDKLPHDYKDLEGLSQNFSSLHQPTYCQLAQGTDGQFRGFAVVEYETADKAEDVQQEMDGIWVGGNHIRVSFCAPGPPGRSMLPALIAAQAMAMNRGKGLLPEPNPVQILNSLNNPATLQLLLNPLIHGGAGGLQGLLGVAPTMPLLGNPGLSAALLQLLLQSQNPAQIQLGILGESPLAALQQNPGLGGPPQPGKGLLGNSPSGLNSERGHMNPPMMPMPNQQYHGQMSADAMGMMENPSHSRQVSSPPASLQGIPTSILGSVLNDLKKQRNQNMSQEAGLATSGPSLLGEPPKDLRMPQNPYLNLRSVFPTNLSGMEQSNTSNSMSYGHSTGLLGNYPSSSPRIHHGSGIGDYPETGGSQSSYGSMENYDNYNHSYRDYGQERERERERDMDHYTPSGDPRYRGYPSRDRSEDRELERYSRSRDHGMGGMRNYGRDHSDEREMERYQLPLDSGLGGYESDQNQRSTPCSYNDLEPATPQLYSSSPTSYFTSGLRAGLRQGPSSQVNPLLSSGAGLLGARPSNSPPGALLKTPLIGHKRGASHLIPSPEPSPEGGYIGQHSQGLGGHYADSYLKRKRIF; via the exons ATGGCGGCGACCGTTACTCCGCCGGCGAGCGAGTTGAGGGAAAAGAATGAAAATAAGGAAAGTAACCGCGGGGAAGAAGCGGAGCAGGAAGAGGAAGACTTCTCGGATGATGATCAGTGGTCTAACCCGGGTCTGGGGTCCGACGGGGGGAGGTCGGACCTGTTGGAAGACGACGAGGCCGCGTCGCATCCGCGGACTCCCGAGGAGACGCTGGCCGAGCTGGAGGCCGAGGAGAGGGAGCAGCGGCTGGAGCGGAGCCGCCGCGAGTTCCGCAACCGGCGCAAGATCATCATCAGGAACCTGCCGCTGGACATCATTACCcag GAAGTCTATGAATTGCTGAGTGAGTATGATCTAAAATACTGCTTCGTGGACAAGTACAAAGGCACAG cctttgtcacgCTCTTAAACAGGGACCAAGCAAACTCTGCCATTGAGAAACTTCACCAGTCCACATTGCGAGACCGAGAGATTTCAGTCCAGCTGCAGCCTACCGATGCTCTGCTGTGCATTGCAAATCTGCCACGCTCCTTCACTCAGCAGCAATTTGAGGAGCTAGTGCGGCCTTTTGGGAACCTGGAACGATGCTTTCTTGTGTACAGCGAGGTCTCTGGACACTCTAAAGGCTATGGTTTTGTGGAATACATGAAGAAGGACTCTGCTGCCCGTGCTAAATCGGAGCTGCTGGGAAAGCAGATGGGTACGCGAACCCTCTATGTTCACTGGACAGATGTGAACCAACTAACTTTTGATCTCACGCATTCTAAGTGCCTGTGTGTAGACAAACTACCACATGATTACAAAGACCTGGAGGGACTCAGTCAAAACTTCAGCAGTCTCCATCAACCAACCTACTGTCAG CTTGCTCAAGGCACCGATGGGCAATTTCGAGGTTTTGCTGTTGTGGAATATGAAACTGCAGACAAAGCAGAGGATGTGCAGCAAGAGATGGATGGCATATGGGTTGGCGGCAACCACATTCGGGTGTCATTTTGTGCACCTGGGCCCCCGGGACGGAGCATGCTTCCTGCCCTGATAGCAGCTCAAGCTATG GCAATGAACCGTGGGAAAGGTCTTCTCCCGGAGCCTAATCCCGTGCAGATTCTGAACAGCCTCAATAATCCAGCAACACTGCAGCTCCTCTTAAACCCATTAATCCATGGAGGAGCTGGTGGGCTGCAGG GACTTTTaggagttgctccaacaatgccaCTTTTGGGGAATCCTGGTTTAAGTGCCGCCCTCCTGCAGTTGCTTTTACAGAGCCAAAATCCAGCACAAATCCAG CTTGGGATTCTGGGTGAATCTCCTTTAGCAGCTTTACAACAAAACCCAGGACTTGGAGGACCACCACAACCAGGAAAAGGACTTCTTGGTAATTCGCCGTCAG GACTGAATTCTGAAAGGGGACATATGAATCCACCTATGATGCCAATGCCAAACCAACAATATCATGGACAAATGTCGGCAGATGCGATGGGCATGATGGAGAATCCATCTCACTCTCGGCAAGTCTCCTCACCTCCAGCTTCTCTGCAAGGAATCCCCACCTCCATCCTGGGTTCTGTCCTCAATGATTTGAAGAAACAAAGGAACCAGAATATGTCTCAAGAGGCTGGCTTGGCTACATCAGGG CCATCTCTGTTGGGAGAGCCACCAAAAGATCTGCGAATGCCTCAAAATCCATACCTCAATCTACGAAGTGTGTTCCCAACTAATCTGTCTGGTATGGAGCAAT CCAACACCAGTAATTCAATGTCCTATGGGCACAGTACTGGTCTTCTGGGAAACTACCCAAGCTCCAGCCCCAGAATTCATCATGGATCTGGCATCGGTGATTATCCGGAGACTGGAGGCAGTCAGTCGAGTTACGGCAGCATGGAAAACTATGATAATTACAACCATTCTTACAGGGACTATGGGCAG gaaagagaaagagaaagagaaagggatatggaccattatACGCCATCAGGTGATCCGAGATATCGAGGATATCCTTCCCGTGACAGGAGTGAG GATAGAGAGCTGGAGAGATACTCAAGGTCCCGTGACCATGGCATGGGAGGCATGCGGAACTACGGACGTGATCATAGTGAT GAAAGGGAGATGGAGCGATATCAACTTCCACTTGACTCTGGACTTGGAGGTTATGAATCTGACCAAAATCAG cGATCAACTCCATGTAGCTACAATGATTTGGAACCTGCTACACCTCAACTGTACTCCAGCTCGCCCACATCCTATTTCACTAGTGGCCTAAGAGCGGGACTCCGACAGGGCCCCTCCTCCCAG GTGAACCCACTGCTGAGCTCCGGGGCAGGCCTCTTGGGTGCTCGTCCCTCTAACTCCCCACCAGGCGCCCTGCTGAAG ACTCCACTGATCGGTCACAAGCGGGGTGCCTCTCATCTGATCCCATCACCTGAGCCCAGCCCAGAGGGAGGTTACATCGGCCAGCACTCCCAGGGGCTGGGCGGCCACTACGCCGACTCTTACTTGAAGAGGAAGAGGATATTTTAG
- the raver1 gene encoding ribonucleoprotein PTB-binding 1 isoform X6 yields MAATVTPPASELREKNENKESNRGEEAEQEEEDFSDDDQWSNPGLGSDGGRSDLLEDDEAASHPRTPEETLAELEAEEREQRLERSRREFRNRRKIIIRNLPLDIITQEVYELLSEYDLKYCFVDKYKGTAFVTLLNRDQANSAIEKLHQSTLRDREISVQLQPTDALLCIANLPRSFTQQQFEELVRPFGNLERCFLVYSEVSGHSKGYGFVEYMKKDSAARAKSELLGKQMGTRTLYVHWTDVNQLTFDLTHSKCLCVDKLPHDYKDLEGLSQNFSSLHQPTYCQLAQGTDGQFRGFAVVEYETADKAEDVQQEMDGIWVGGNHIRVSFCAPGPPGRSMLPALIAAQAMAMNRGKGLLPEPNPVQILNSLNNPATLQLLLNPLIHGGAGGLQGLLGVAPTMPLLGNPGLSAALLQLLLQSQNPAQIQLGILGESPLAALQQNPGLGGPPQPGKGLLGLNSERGHMNPPMMPMPNQQYHGQMSADAMGMMENPSHSRQVSSPPASLQGIPTSILGSVLNDLKKQRNQNMSQEAGLATSGPSLLGEPPKDLRMPQNPYLNLRSVFPTNLSGMEQSNTSNSMSYGHSTGLLGNYPSSSPRIHHGSGIGDYPETGGSQSSYGSMENYDNYNHSYRDYGQERERERERDMDHYTPSGDPRYRGYPSRDRSEDRELERYSRSRDHGMGGMRNYGRDHSDEREMERYQLPLDSGLGGYESDQNQRSTPCSYNDLEPATPQLYSSSPTSYFTSGLRAGLRQGPSSQVNPLLSSGAGLLGARPSNSPPGALLKTPLIGHKRGASHLIPSPEPSPEGGYIGQHSQGLGGHYADSYLKRKRIF; encoded by the exons ATGGCGGCGACCGTTACTCCGCCGGCGAGCGAGTTGAGGGAAAAGAATGAAAATAAGGAAAGTAACCGCGGGGAAGAAGCGGAGCAGGAAGAGGAAGACTTCTCGGATGATGATCAGTGGTCTAACCCGGGTCTGGGGTCCGACGGGGGGAGGTCGGACCTGTTGGAAGACGACGAGGCCGCGTCGCATCCGCGGACTCCCGAGGAGACGCTGGCCGAGCTGGAGGCCGAGGAGAGGGAGCAGCGGCTGGAGCGGAGCCGCCGCGAGTTCCGCAACCGGCGCAAGATCATCATCAGGAACCTGCCGCTGGACATCATTACCcag GAAGTCTATGAATTGCTGAGTGAGTATGATCTAAAATACTGCTTCGTGGACAAGTACAAAGGCACAG cctttgtcacgCTCTTAAACAGGGACCAAGCAAACTCTGCCATTGAGAAACTTCACCAGTCCACATTGCGAGACCGAGAGATTTCAGTCCAGCTGCAGCCTACCGATGCTCTGCTGTGCATTGCAAATCTGCCACGCTCCTTCACTCAGCAGCAATTTGAGGAGCTAGTGCGGCCTTTTGGGAACCTGGAACGATGCTTTCTTGTGTACAGCGAGGTCTCTGGACACTCTAAAGGCTATGGTTTTGTGGAATACATGAAGAAGGACTCTGCTGCCCGTGCTAAATCGGAGCTGCTGGGAAAGCAGATGGGTACGCGAACCCTCTATGTTCACTGGACAGATGTGAACCAACTAACTTTTGATCTCACGCATTCTAAGTGCCTGTGTGTAGACAAACTACCACATGATTACAAAGACCTGGAGGGACTCAGTCAAAACTTCAGCAGTCTCCATCAACCAACCTACTGTCAG CTTGCTCAAGGCACCGATGGGCAATTTCGAGGTTTTGCTGTTGTGGAATATGAAACTGCAGACAAAGCAGAGGATGTGCAGCAAGAGATGGATGGCATATGGGTTGGCGGCAACCACATTCGGGTGTCATTTTGTGCACCTGGGCCCCCGGGACGGAGCATGCTTCCTGCCCTGATAGCAGCTCAAGCTATG GCAATGAACCGTGGGAAAGGTCTTCTCCCGGAGCCTAATCCCGTGCAGATTCTGAACAGCCTCAATAATCCAGCAACACTGCAGCTCCTCTTAAACCCATTAATCCATGGAGGAGCTGGTGGGCTGCAGG GACTTTTaggagttgctccaacaatgccaCTTTTGGGGAATCCTGGTTTAAGTGCCGCCCTCCTGCAGTTGCTTTTACAGAGCCAAAATCCAGCACAAATCCAG CTTGGGATTCTGGGTGAATCTCCTTTAGCAGCTTTACAACAAAACCCAGGACTTGGAGGACCACCACAACCAGGAAAAGGACTTCTTG GACTGAATTCTGAAAGGGGACATATGAATCCACCTATGATGCCAATGCCAAACCAACAATATCATGGACAAATGTCGGCAGATGCGATGGGCATGATGGAGAATCCATCTCACTCTCGGCAAGTCTCCTCACCTCCAGCTTCTCTGCAAGGAATCCCCACCTCCATCCTGGGTTCTGTCCTCAATGATTTGAAGAAACAAAGGAACCAGAATATGTCTCAAGAGGCTGGCTTGGCTACATCAGGG CCATCTCTGTTGGGAGAGCCACCAAAAGATCTGCGAATGCCTCAAAATCCATACCTCAATCTACGAAGTGTGTTCCCAACTAATCTGTCTGGTATGGAGCAAT CCAACACCAGTAATTCAATGTCCTATGGGCACAGTACTGGTCTTCTGGGAAACTACCCAAGCTCCAGCCCCAGAATTCATCATGGATCTGGCATCGGTGATTATCCGGAGACTGGAGGCAGTCAGTCGAGTTACGGCAGCATGGAAAACTATGATAATTACAACCATTCTTACAGGGACTATGGGCAG gaaagagaaagagaaagagaaagggatatggaccattatACGCCATCAGGTGATCCGAGATATCGAGGATATCCTTCCCGTGACAGGAGTGAG GATAGAGAGCTGGAGAGATACTCAAGGTCCCGTGACCATGGCATGGGAGGCATGCGGAACTACGGACGTGATCATAGTGAT GAAAGGGAGATGGAGCGATATCAACTTCCACTTGACTCTGGACTTGGAGGTTATGAATCTGACCAAAATCAG cGATCAACTCCATGTAGCTACAATGATTTGGAACCTGCTACACCTCAACTGTACTCCAGCTCGCCCACATCCTATTTCACTAGTGGCCTAAGAGCGGGACTCCGACAGGGCCCCTCCTCCCAG GTGAACCCACTGCTGAGCTCCGGGGCAGGCCTCTTGGGTGCTCGTCCCTCTAACTCCCCACCAGGCGCCCTGCTGAAG ACTCCACTGATCGGTCACAAGCGGGGTGCCTCTCATCTGATCCCATCACCTGAGCCCAGCCCAGAGGGAGGTTACATCGGCCAGCACTCCCAGGGGCTGGGCGGCCACTACGCCGACTCTTACTTGAAGAGGAAGAGGATATTTTAG
- the raver1 gene encoding ribonucleoprotein PTB-binding 1 isoform X8, whose product MAATVTPPASELREKNENKESNRGEEAEQEEEDFSDDDQWSNPGLGSDGGRSDLLEDDEAASHPRTPEETLAELEAEEREQRLERSRREFRNRRKIIIRNLPLDIITQEVYELLSEYDLKYCFVDKYKGTAFVTLLNRDQANSAIEKLHQSTLRDREISVQLQPTDALLCIANLPRSFTQQQFEELVRPFGNLERCFLVYSEVSGHSKGYGFVEYMKKDSAARAKSELLGKQMGTRTLYVHWTDVNQLTFDLTHSKCLCVDKLPHDYKDLEGLSQNFSSLHQPTYCQLAQGTDGQFRGFAVVEYETADKAEDVQQEMDGIWVGGNHIRVSFCAPGPPGRSMLPALIAAQAMAMNRGKGLLPEPNPVQILNSLNNPATLQLLLNPLIHGGAGGLQGLLGVAPTMPLLGNPGLSAALLQLLLQSQNPAQIQKLGILGESPLAALQQNPGLGGPPQPGKGLLGLNSERGHMNPPMMPMPNQQYHGQMSADAMGMMENPSHSRQVSSPPASLQGIPTSILGSVLNDLKKQRNQNMSQEAGLATSGPSLLGEPPKDLRMPQNPYLNLRSVFPTNLSANTSNSMSYGHSTGLLGNYPSSSPRIHHGSGIGDYPETGGSQSSYGSMENYDNYNHSYRDYGQERERERERDMDHYTPSGDPRYRGYPSRDRSEDRELERYSRSRDHGMGGMRNYGRDHSDEREMERYQLPLDSGLGGYESDQNQRSTPCSYNDLEPATPQLYSSSPTSYFTSGLRAGLRQGPSSQVNPLLSSGAGLLGARPSNSPPGALLKTPLIGHKRGASHLIPSPEPSPEGGYIGQHSQGLGGHYADSYLKRKRIF is encoded by the exons ATGGCGGCGACCGTTACTCCGCCGGCGAGCGAGTTGAGGGAAAAGAATGAAAATAAGGAAAGTAACCGCGGGGAAGAAGCGGAGCAGGAAGAGGAAGACTTCTCGGATGATGATCAGTGGTCTAACCCGGGTCTGGGGTCCGACGGGGGGAGGTCGGACCTGTTGGAAGACGACGAGGCCGCGTCGCATCCGCGGACTCCCGAGGAGACGCTGGCCGAGCTGGAGGCCGAGGAGAGGGAGCAGCGGCTGGAGCGGAGCCGCCGCGAGTTCCGCAACCGGCGCAAGATCATCATCAGGAACCTGCCGCTGGACATCATTACCcag GAAGTCTATGAATTGCTGAGTGAGTATGATCTAAAATACTGCTTCGTGGACAAGTACAAAGGCACAG cctttgtcacgCTCTTAAACAGGGACCAAGCAAACTCTGCCATTGAGAAACTTCACCAGTCCACATTGCGAGACCGAGAGATTTCAGTCCAGCTGCAGCCTACCGATGCTCTGCTGTGCATTGCAAATCTGCCACGCTCCTTCACTCAGCAGCAATTTGAGGAGCTAGTGCGGCCTTTTGGGAACCTGGAACGATGCTTTCTTGTGTACAGCGAGGTCTCTGGACACTCTAAAGGCTATGGTTTTGTGGAATACATGAAGAAGGACTCTGCTGCCCGTGCTAAATCGGAGCTGCTGGGAAAGCAGATGGGTACGCGAACCCTCTATGTTCACTGGACAGATGTGAACCAACTAACTTTTGATCTCACGCATTCTAAGTGCCTGTGTGTAGACAAACTACCACATGATTACAAAGACCTGGAGGGACTCAGTCAAAACTTCAGCAGTCTCCATCAACCAACCTACTGTCAG CTTGCTCAAGGCACCGATGGGCAATTTCGAGGTTTTGCTGTTGTGGAATATGAAACTGCAGACAAAGCAGAGGATGTGCAGCAAGAGATGGATGGCATATGGGTTGGCGGCAACCACATTCGGGTGTCATTTTGTGCACCTGGGCCCCCGGGACGGAGCATGCTTCCTGCCCTGATAGCAGCTCAAGCTATG GCAATGAACCGTGGGAAAGGTCTTCTCCCGGAGCCTAATCCCGTGCAGATTCTGAACAGCCTCAATAATCCAGCAACACTGCAGCTCCTCTTAAACCCATTAATCCATGGAGGAGCTGGTGGGCTGCAGG GACTTTTaggagttgctccaacaatgccaCTTTTGGGGAATCCTGGTTTAAGTGCCGCCCTCCTGCAGTTGCTTTTACAGAGCCAAAATCCAGCACAAATCCAG AAGCTTGGGATTCTGGGTGAATCTCCTTTAGCAGCTTTACAACAAAACCCAGGACTTGGAGGACCACCACAACCAGGAAAAGGACTTCTTG GACTGAATTCTGAAAGGGGACATATGAATCCACCTATGATGCCAATGCCAAACCAACAATATCATGGACAAATGTCGGCAGATGCGATGGGCATGATGGAGAATCCATCTCACTCTCGGCAAGTCTCCTCACCTCCAGCTTCTCTGCAAGGAATCCCCACCTCCATCCTGGGTTCTGTCCTCAATGATTTGAAGAAACAAAGGAACCAGAATATGTCTCAAGAGGCTGGCTTGGCTACATCAGGG CCATCTCTGTTGGGAGAGCCACCAAAAGATCTGCGAATGCCTCAAAATCCATACCTCAATCTACGAAGTGTGTTCCCAACTAATCTGTCTG CCAACACCAGTAATTCAATGTCCTATGGGCACAGTACTGGTCTTCTGGGAAACTACCCAAGCTCCAGCCCCAGAATTCATCATGGATCTGGCATCGGTGATTATCCGGAGACTGGAGGCAGTCAGTCGAGTTACGGCAGCATGGAAAACTATGATAATTACAACCATTCTTACAGGGACTATGGGCAG gaaagagaaagagaaagagaaagggatatggaccattatACGCCATCAGGTGATCCGAGATATCGAGGATATCCTTCCCGTGACAGGAGTGAG GATAGAGAGCTGGAGAGATACTCAAGGTCCCGTGACCATGGCATGGGAGGCATGCGGAACTACGGACGTGATCATAGTGAT GAAAGGGAGATGGAGCGATATCAACTTCCACTTGACTCTGGACTTGGAGGTTATGAATCTGACCAAAATCAG cGATCAACTCCATGTAGCTACAATGATTTGGAACCTGCTACACCTCAACTGTACTCCAGCTCGCCCACATCCTATTTCACTAGTGGCCTAAGAGCGGGACTCCGACAGGGCCCCTCCTCCCAG GTGAACCCACTGCTGAGCTCCGGGGCAGGCCTCTTGGGTGCTCGTCCCTCTAACTCCCCACCAGGCGCCCTGCTGAAG ACTCCACTGATCGGTCACAAGCGGGGTGCCTCTCATCTGATCCCATCACCTGAGCCCAGCCCAGAGGGAGGTTACATCGGCCAGCACTCCCAGGGGCTGGGCGGCCACTACGCCGACTCTTACTTGAAGAGGAAGAGGATATTTTAG